The sequence below is a genomic window from Montipora capricornis isolate CH-2021 chromosome 14, ASM3666992v2, whole genome shotgun sequence.
ATCAAAATGTATCAGTAACAAGGAACAATTTCAGGGTTTAGGGAGAAGAGAATTTAGTCTTAATTTTAACTCAAAACAGTTTACCTCATATTGAAATGCTTTAATAGAAAataaactttttctttccatttttccAGATAACAGCCATGTTCATAgcctattaattaataaatttcaaactcTGTCTGACCCTTGTACATTGTAATTTGTATTATTAGTTTTACATACCTCAATGATGGATGAATTTCATTAATGACAACCAGAAGAGGCCAAATTTCATCTTTTGAGGCTTTAAAAGCGTGAACACCATCAGTGTTGAACAGTAGGGAGAAGTTATGAGGATTTGTTGAAAAGCCTCCTGGTTTAATCAGCTCACGATACAAGTCCCCATCCATAATGTCAAACCACTCCCTTTGAGCCGGTCTTTCCAATGATGATTGGACACGTTGCCTTTCTTTGAGGCCATATTCAATGTCTCACACAAATTTCGGATCTACAAAAGGGGCACATTAAAAACATCAATAGTAATTAACAATAATGCACTAATAAGTCAAGAAAGCATGATGACTGTAAATGTTGTGTGTGACTTTCAGAAGGGATGTGTAGCGTGATTAAGCTCAAAAGATCAGACAAAGCAGAATAAGACATTTTGTGTCGCAAAGCATACTTCATGATACTTAAAATGCTGTCTTCAACAGTTATAGATGCACCTGGATGAAGAGGTTGTGGAGTGTTAGCATTTCTTTCTATTTCCAGATCAGAATTCTCGTTGTCCGACTCGCAACAGTAATAAGCTTCTTTGGAATCTGTCCCTGAAATCAGTCTCTTCTTTCAGATGATTTCGCTCGGTTAGAATTTCGTCTAGAGTTTCAGTCTCCTTCTCGGGGAAGCAATTATCAGAAAAAATACTCTTATTCTGACCTGGATCTTCTGAAAAcacttgacaagtgtcatttaCAACTTCAGCCACGTGATGCTGCTCGAAGTTGTCAGTGTGTTCGCTCTCTTGTGTGCCTTGTCGTTGAATGGAACATTCATCAACCAGAATACTCTCTTTATGACTAGAAGTGAAAACCGATGATGCACCTTTCTTTAAGCGCGACAAAGTTCTCTTCGGGATAGGAAAATTAGGATCTCTTTTCCACTGTTTGTATCTTCGTTTTGTCGACATGTTTGCAAAACAAACGCGGTACGAGCGTGATTCTTTCAACCTCCTTCTAAGAAACAAAGGAAGCCTCAACTTCATGCAACATCATCCAATCAACAGCCGTGTTTACTTTTCCACCGCGTCACATCAAAGATCACGCTTCGATGGCATAACAACGTGGTCAAATTTGTCACTGCACCGTGGACTTCTCTTTGTTGATCTCTTGATTCCGATCTGTTTCTAAAAGCCATGGCAAAGTGAATTGGAAAGTTCCGAGTCGGATCGCGAAGAAAATTTGGTCTGTGAGGATCGTGATCTCTCCCCTCCACCTCCGAAGAAACAACGTCGTCAGCAGTGAAAACCACCTGCCAAGTTACGAGAGTACGACACTGAGGGATCGAATATTGACAACATTCCAGAAGAGCTTTGAAAGTGTGTCTCTGTTCAATTTTATGGATGTTAGTTCTATTTCAAATTGGTTGAATTTCGTCTTCACCATCAGTTCGATTCATTGAAATCAGAGGACGAACTGTTGTCTTAGCCCTCGCGTTAATGTGCGACTCGATTCGCTTCTTTGCTCTTTCATAGATTGGTGTATCGTCGAATGGGATGGTGAAAACACTTAGGATTGTCTACATAAGGACAAATTAACTGCCTTAGAGGGTGATTTGAAGTTTAAAGCGGGAGAAAACGTCTTAGCTGTGCACAGAGGGAAACCGTTTAAGGCAACGATTGCTATTATTGCAGGTACTGAAAGCTACTTAATTTCCGATACTTTTTCCGAGATACAATAATTGtccattacaaaataattaagcTCGCCATAAAAGAGTAAGAAATGATTTTTAGTAGGATATTTGAAGATCTGGCGTGGATTTAAAGGTGAGAAATTCTTGTGattctttttaaactttggcAAAGGAAGCCGCCTTTTCCATTCAAACTTCCCGCTCATTATCCTAAACGCGTTGCTAGGGCATAAATCATCTGTAGACCCTGCCTTCAGTAACATACCCGTTTTTAAAAAGTAAGTTCTACATTATTTGAGTGCTCATGCTTAAATAAATCTTTCACTCTTGAAggcaattaaccctttcactcccagaAGAGATTAGTAACTTCTCCTTATAATATCAATTCACTATTCAGCAGACAGGTGATGAGGATGAATAAACTTATCAGTCAGATGGTTTTATTTCGATCAAACTCAAATTCTCTTAactaaaataaaagggaatgtATAGCAGCTAGAAAGGAGAATTACTAATCAGATCTTGGGAGTAAAAGGATTAACTGGTGCCACAGCAAGTTACATGGACTGAATATCCTTGACATGATCGTAAGATAATTCACTGCAATCATTTCAAAGTTTACAGATTCAAAGTTTTtgaagttgttttgtttttgcaacaGTTAGAAATACTGGGTTGAGATGTTTTGCTAAATCTGATGGGAAAAATATCAATTGACTTTTATTAGAGATACTGGATTGAGATGTTTTGCTAAATCTGATGGGAAAAATATCAATTGACTTTTAGCAACCAGAAAAGATGCAGACGACGCTTACaaggaaaacaaggaaaacaaaaaaacctgtGAAGCCAAATGGCCCCCCAAAAAACAAAGAACCTTCTCCAGAAAAAAGATctaaaaaaggggaaaaagcCGGCCAAATAAGACACAGAAAGGTgtgacagaaaaaaagaaaagtctgACTCAGGTCAACCGTGAAGCAAAGGCTGACTTGATGAAATCTCAGCGGGAGCAAATGATGGAGGTACTGAGGGCGACAAAGGCAGTAAACTATGAGCTGATCAGTGACTGCGACTCAGAAAAATGGAAACGGCCTGTCAGCTCCTCAGTGCTAATCAGAGATCCAgaaacaacatcaaacaacaTTTGTTGTCAGGTATGTAACAAAGATAATCTTTGGACTGAAGTCAACAGACATCCACTGATGAAGGGCTATGCCCGAAACGTCTGGCTTCTACAGTTAAATATGGCACTTTTTATTCCTTAGGGAAACATTGactaacaatttttttgtgtattAGTACAAGTGCCACGCAGCTCACACATTTTTCTCCGCCAATTTCTTATAATCTTAGCTATTTGTTGTTGGTTTTAGAATTGGAAATTTCGAGTAAACTTCacacatttctttaatttttttggtctttgagaaccccccacccccctcccccccaggaACTTTCAATCCCTTCTGTGGAGggagtatggatattttctgtaATTAAACATTCCACTAATGTCGCCACATTATTGCATATACAAGTATCCAGATCTGTGTTATTACAATGTTTGCTGAATTTAGTATAAAGaggttttcagattttgtttctgtttcaATTTTAGCAGTGTCACTTGAGTAAGGATGCACTGAAAAGAAATATGCAAGCCATTGAAATCCTTCAACAAGGTAAATTTTACTTGGATGTTTACTAATAAATTGTTTTCTGCCTGCTTTGTGGAAATTCCTCGTGATGCATGGACAGACAAACAGCATTCAAGATTTTTATATGTCTTTGTTAGTAACATTttactttatttctttttatttaggACAGCTCTCTGTGGTAAGTATGATATTCATTTTGTGTTACTGAGTATTGTAATTTGCCTTGTAATTGTTATATTTACTTGGTTTAGCTATTTGCACCTTACCTGAAACAAGAATGGTTGATTATTTTTTCCTCTCATAGACTTAAATATAGCAGTGATAGTTTCATCAAGTCAAAGAATAAACTTACAAATGATAAAATCATTAGGCATTTGTTCTTTAAGTCAGCTACTATCAAATATGCTGCATCTAGAAATGTGATGTTGCTAAAAAAAAGGTTGTCAAGTCCCCACACAGATCTAGAAAAGATGTCAAAAACAGCATCAAGTGGCATGAAAAAGATTTATGGTGACTAAAGAAAGTGACTTAAATTATATGCATTATTTGATTTTGTACACAGCTTCACTAAGAATTTAATGAAATCTCAAAAAATTTATTTGCAGTCTTCCCCAACTGACAGTCTTATCAGGACGCCAACTGTTAGACCAACAGTTTCTAAAAGCCCATCACCAACTGTCAGCTTGGTGTCACTTGATAACGATGGCACTATCACTGATTGCTTCATCAACACTGTGTGATTGTTTTTCAGACAAAAGTGATGCTGTGATGTCAGATGCATCTGACCATAATTGACTCTTCAGCTTTCTATTGCCATCCGAATCGtccagaaagaaaaacaaacacatgCCTCGGCCATGAAAATTAATCTGGGAGTCATCAAGTATAAACTGTTGTAGAAACATGTAGTATTTAAGTATTGTTATGTATTCAAGTCCAGGACTGGAAGAGAAGTATCAGAGACCATTGGGTTTGTTAAATTCAAACTTTTCTATCTGTtcatttggtgtttttttttttgcacgtgATTGTTACTCCATCCTATTTATGCGCGTGTGACATTGCATTAAATCATGACGCATTCATGTGTCAATCGCAGCGTGCTCTCACTCGCcagtgttctgttttagtttctGCTGTTTGATTAAACTTTCTTCGTGTATTTCTTCGCTTCTCTGGAAGGGAGGAATATTTGTAAGTTTGCTTTATGCTGTGTTTTTCAATCAGTGAATCAGTCTCTTAGAAATATTGTGATTTATTTCCTTTCAGTCGAACCattgtttctttgttgtcaTTGGCATTGCTGATCTTCAAATATTGACTTCAAATGGGTTCGGATTACCTCTTGATTACTTCAATTGTAGTAAGCATTAAATGGAACCTTTTTTAATTGTCTACGATTTGGTGCTTACATTAGTTCGAAAATAAGGAATATGGCTGAAGCTTCAAGGGAAGAGTCAAACCATTCAACTTGCGACAGGCGACCTAATGTTACCCTCGATAAAGATGGAATTAAGTGCGAGAAGTCCCTTCAGTGTTGCAAAACGAGAAGTGCAGCAAAGGCACGCATCACCAGAAAAATCAAGGAACTGACGGAACGCTTTACAAACCATGAAAACTTTGCCAATGTTCGTAAATGggcccaggaattcgaaaaaaTCGCCACAAATTTCCGAGACGCCCACAACGCATACCACCCTCGAGGTTGATTTTGAAAGTCAAGACTCGCAAGAGTATTTCAAGTGCGAGAATCAACGGGTCGTCAACTTTCAATGGACACGCGAAGAGTGGTTTTCAAGAGCGGAAAGTGAAATAAACCTGCATGACTCGGTCAGCAATACTGGGTCCAGATCCCGTACACGCACATTGCATTCCAAATCTTCGCATACAAGTCTGCACTCTTTGGAAGCCGGATCGTCGACTGCCAGCCCTCGAAGAACGGCGAAAAGAGCATCAATAACCGGCAAAGCAGCTGCTCTGTGCCAGCAACAAAGTTTGCAGGAAGAAGAGTTGAGGCTAAAGCAGCAGCAAGAAGAGGCCACATTGTGCCTCGAACAAGGCAAACAACAACTCCAGCTCCAGACTGAAATTGCTAAGATGGAGGCTGAAGAGCATGTCTACGCTGTGGCTGAACAAGGAAACCATTACTTTTGACAGCCATTCCCTGCACAGAAACAGGACCTCTCACTGTTCTCGCCTCCTAGTCAGTCAGCCACACCCATCAGCACTTCATGCCTCAGACCAATTCTCAGAAGGCGCGCAGGTCACTCCAGGCCTCATCAAGGTTCCGCAAAAGCCAAAGAGACCAGAAGAACTTCAACCAAGTCCAGCAGTAATCAATAAACTTGGTAGCAAGCCAAATATCTTCTCACCTCAAGGAACTGCATGGTCACCTGTAATCCCACTTAAACCCGAGCTCAATGACCACTGCCTTGATCATGAGGGTATTAAACAAGAGCGAAGTCCATCTCTGAGTACTTCAGACGTTGGGGAAAAATTCGTGAGGAGATATGATCGACTTCCAGTGACAACAACGTCACAACGAGCAGCTTATGTATATGCATCAATACCGCGACCAACAGCGGCAACAGCTACTGGGACAGCATCAACAACTGTTTGTCAATGCAACCAGATGAAGGCTATCGAGAAGTGCACAGACTTGTAAAGGAAAGATATGGCCAGAGTTACAAAATCGCCTCTGCCTACGTTACTAGAGTCACAAACGGACCACCGATTAAGCATGAAGACGGCCAAGCACTTCAGAAGTTTGCCATCCTTCTGACGAGCTGCAAGAACACCCTAAGAGAGGTGGGCTACCTCAACAAGATTGAGAATCCAGACAGCATGCAGAAAGTTATAGAAAGGGTTCCCTTTCCGCTGAGGCAAAGGTGGCGCGATGTTACTGATGATATCACAAACAACAAGCACAGAGAAATTACGTTTGAGGACATCGCAAGCTTTGTTGAGTCAAAGGCGATAGCCTTAAACCACCCGGCATTCGGAACCATCAACACTGAACGCAGAAGCCAAGGAAAGACTTCCAATGACTGCAGGCCCGACACAGTGACAATTTTGCGACTCTGGGAAGCGAAACCGGCGTGATATAATGAAGGCCACGCGTAAATGCCATTTATGCAAGGAGGACCACTGGTTGACCCGCTGTTGCCAATTCAAGAAGCAGTCAGTGGAACAGAGACTAACGTTCGTTCGCAAACAAGGACTCTGGGAGAACTGCTTCCAACCTGGCCATAAAGTGCATTCCTGTCCGAAGAACAGCTATTGCAAAATCCCCACTTGCCATACGAAACATTCGACGTTTCTCCTCCCAAAATCACCAGATCGCAATTTTGGGCACCTTCCCTCCAACGAAGGTCCAATTACCGAAGGCGACAGAAGAGTCACTGGGAACAACAATAACAGTGCTGTCAATGGCGACAGTCAATGTGCTTCATCTGGGGCTGGTGTACCAATGATTGGCCTTCCTATCGTACCTTTTAAAGTCAGGGCCAGAAGTGCCGACCCCCCAGTTTTAACTTACGCCCTCTTGGATAGTGGGTCGAACACGACATTCTGCAGTCGGCAAATCATGGAAATGTTAACTGTCGATGGTGAACAGACTACCCTCTCATTGACGACCTTAGGGAAGCACAATAGCGTGATGGAGTGCAAGGTGGAAGTGTTCGACTTGAATGAACGGAACTGCGTCGAGCTCCCAACTGTCTTCTCGACCCCACAACTACCAGTCAGTAAAAACAGCATCCAGCAACAAGAGGACCTAAACAAGTATCCTTACCTCAAAGGCATTCAGCTGCCCAAGATCGACGCCCCCATTGGCCTGCTTATCGGAAATGATGTCCCAAAGGCTTTAGAACCTAAACAAGTACTGTAATTTCCGGACTTTTACCCGCATGGCAGATTACCCGCAGCGGTCTATTTTTGTCGTAAGGGGAAAAAAGTTCAACAGGTTACCCGCACTGGCCTGTTACCCGCAccccaaacaaaagaaaatcatgctACTGTATTACCGGGATAAGAACTCATAAAACTTGGAGCGATGAATATTCcgtgttgttgtttacaaacgaaagatcgataacattttctgctaagaattggCTGTTAACAATGCAGCCTTAAACACTCTCCTTAGCCATTTCTGGTTTGTGTTGTTAAAACGACCTAAATATCAATGTATTAATGCTAAGACTCGATAGATTGCGAGTTGAAGGCCACCATCTCTACGATTGATCattgagcgccattttgatagGTTGAGAGAAAGTTGGGGTGACTGTTAGAATTAGTAAATCAAGTTTTCACACGCATTGTTTGCGATGTTCATTGAGTGGTTTTACAAAGACTAAGACAAATAAAGCATCATTGTAAAGATTGAATCAACAAACGAGGAAACTcacagatttgaaggaagtattggtttaattatcctcattttacctattgTTTTTTGATCTTCTATTGCatgataccgcttgtaaaaatccgttctcaaaaaaatcgatatctcaggatctactgactttaagaaattgcttgaaacgggaaaatgctctctacctcaaggcagtgctttTTAGGAATATTTTACAGGTGCGCCGAATATTctgctgttttaaaattttgtccgtgaatgtttgtttacacccGTTGCGCGACTCATAATTAGAAAAATTATGCGACAGCAGCGGtaccatgaaatgaacatgtctgcatcagtttttgtgtgtgaattatGGTGCTTTAAAGcctgctatttcacattttaattcttttgtttttagtttactATTCCAGTTGgcaaataatgttttttttttcaactaaacATAGAAAGAAGCTGCGAGCttagcaaagtaagaaagttAGCTCACACATGTGATAAacaattttcaatttgcattagttttcatcgagagcattAGGCAATTAAAGCAGGATAAATACAgcaatacacagtttttaggaacattttcattaatgacttttatattttttccctacttacggttttaaaactataccgggagatttaaaaattatcacattacccaCACCTTCCAATAACCCGCACCAACAACTGTTTGCGGAAAAATTAACACATTACCCGTgggtaatcgcccggaaattaTGGTAATAGCAAGTAATGACAAAGGTCCTTACACAGTAA
It includes:
- the LOC138031700 gene encoding uncharacterized protein yields the protein MKTLPMFVNGPRNSKKSPQISETPTTHTTLEVDFESQDSQEYFKCENQRVVNFQWTREEWFSRAESEINLHDSVSNTGSRSRTRTLHSKSSHTSLHSLEAGSSTASPRRTAKRASITGKAAALCQQQSLQEEELRLKQQQEEATLCLEQVSQPHPSALHASDQFSEGAQVTPGLIKVPQKPKRPEELQPSPAVINKLGSKPNIFSPQGTAWSPVIPLKPELNDHCLDHEDEGYREVHRLVKERYGQSYKIASAYVTRVTNGPPIKHEDGQALQKFAILLTSCKNTLREVGYLNKIENPDSMQKVIERVPFPLRQRWRDVTDDITNNKHREITFEDIASFVESKAIALNHPAFGTINTERRSQGKTSNDCRPDTKQSVEQRLTFVRKQGLWENCFQPGHKVHSCPKNSYCKIPTCHTKHSTFLLPKSPDRNFGHLPSNEGPITEGDRRVTGNNNNSAVNGDSQCASSGAGVPMIGLPIVPFKVRARSADPPVLTYALLDSGSNTTFCSRQIMEMLTVDGEQTTLSLTTLGKHNSVMECKVEVFDLNERNCVELPTVFSTPQLPVSKNSIQQQEDLNKYPYLKGIQLPKIDAPIGLLIGNDVPKALEPKQVLWTLNGPLDRKGNSRRTANFIKADKELSQQFTRNAPRNLLNNGPLAEYPLKLLRRRLLKDEDLHSKYSAFIDNFLKNGHARKVPGDRLDLPVGAVWYLPHHAALNANKPSKVHVVSDCAAKYQGTSLNDQLLQGPDLTNNLVGVLTHFRQEPVAVMADVESMFHQVCVSPNDCDTLRYPWWPNNDLNTEPEEYQMMLHLFGTTSSPSCANFSLRRTAEDNCQ